Proteins found in one Miscanthus floridulus cultivar M001 chromosome 4, ASM1932011v1, whole genome shotgun sequence genomic segment:
- the LOC136548661 gene encoding uncharacterized protein: MALVGMAKRRFQQLRSDGWEDFLEKVKSFCIEYSIDVPAMDSKYEPHGRSHRFYPVQTIDDHYRREVYIGIIDRIHQELENRFDEVSRELLICMSALNPSNSFVSFDAQKILKLATFYPKDFPSSALRTLEIQLGTYIEDVRMDDRFEGLNNLGALSNKLVDTKKHELYGLVYLVLKLALILPVATASVERVFSALCLVKNKVRNSMSDRLLNDYLVTFIERDIFSTVSEDGIVQAFMAMRKRKAKALN; this comes from the coding sequence ATGGCACTGGTTGGTATGGCAAAGAGAAGGTTCCAACAATTGAGGTCTGATGGGTGGGAAGATTTCTTAGAAAAGGTTAAATCATTTTGCATCGAATATTCTATTGATGTTCCTGCAATGGATAGCAAATATGAGCCTCATGGAAGATCCCATCGCTTTTATCCTGTACAAACAATTGATGATCACTATAGAAGAGAAGTGTATATTGGTATTATTGATAGAATTCATCAAGAGCTTGAGAATCGGTTTGATGAGGTTAGTAGGGAGTTGCTTATTTGTATGTCAGCATTGAATCCCTCCAATTCATTTGTCTCATTTGATGCTCAGAAAATCCTTAAGCTTGCAACTTTTTATCCCAAAGATTTTCCAAGTTCTGCTTTGAGGACACTTGAAATTCAACTTGGCACATATATTGAAGATGTGAGAATGGATGATAGATTTGAAGGACTGAACAACCTCGGTGCGCTCTCTAACAAGCTTGTTGACACTAAGAAACATGAATTATATGGTTTGGTGTACTTAGTCCTTAAATTAGCATTGATCTTACCAGTGGCGACAGCAAGTGTTGAAAGAGTATTCTCTGCATTGTGTTTAGTGAAGAATAAGGTGAGAAATAGTATGAGTGATAGGTTATTGAATGATTATTTGGTTACCTTTATTGAGCGTGATATATTCTCCACTGTAAGCGAGGATGGCATAGTTCAGGCTTTCATGGCAATGAGAAAGCGCAAAGCAAAAGCCTTGAACTAG